AAGATGGGTAGAACAACTATAGCACCCAAATTAATAAAACTTTGTAGCGCATCTAACATTTTTTGCCTCCTAAAGAATATTATTTTTTTTCAATAAATCTTCTATTTTTTTTTCTTCTCCTACAGAAAATTGCATTAGTTTTCTAACTATATTTTCATCCTGCAAAAGTGCCATCAATTTTTGCAACATTTCAACTTGTGAATGTGCTTCTTTGATTGCTAACATAATAATTAATTTAACATTAACAACTTGGTCTGAGGTTCCCATTTGAATAAATTGAATTGGTTCTTTTAGAGTAGCAATTCCAATTGCTGTTTGTGTGACATATTCAGGATCTGTATGAGGAATAGCAACACCATAATCTGAGAATTGAAGACCTGTTGGGAATGATTTTTCTCTTTCTAATAAAGCATTAGTGAAACTTTCTTTAGCAAAACCAGATTCAATAAAATATTTACCAAATTTCAATAATGCTTCTTCTGTATTATTCCAGTTTTGATTTAATAATACTATGTCAGACATCATTTATCGTCACCTCATTTCTTAATTACATTATAATAAAAGCGTTTTCAAAACAAAAATCAAAAAACTTCCACATTATTGTAGAAGTTTAGATAATTTCTAAAATTTCTTTTATTTTTCTTGCTCTTGTTATCTGATTAACTACCATTGAATCTACAATTTTTGAATAGAATTCTAAAAGTGGCTCTTTATATAACACTTCTTCATCTTTTTTTATTGATATGAGCGCAACAACACTTACATTATTTTTCCCCCAAAGTATTGGTTTATTCAATGTAAGAACTTGTAATTGAGAAACTTTTACAAACTTAGGATCAGCATGAGGTAATGCAATTCCAGTATACAAACTTGTACTTCCCATTTTTTCTCTATTAATAATTGATTCTTTAAAACCATTAGAACTATTATTTAAATGATGTGATTGTGTAACTAAAAAGTCAATACATTCTTCTAATGTTGTGAAATTTTTTTGAAAGTAAACAGAGTTTGAAAGTAGAACAGATAATTGTGAACTTGCGAGATTAAAATCCACTGTTGATCTATTTTGTTCTATATTTCCATAAGTAAGATTAAGATATTTTTGTTGAATGAGCGAAATGTCATCATTACTAAGTAGCGGACTTACTAAACAATAGTCCTTTGTGTCGAGTTCTAAAATAATAGAGCTTATCAATATATCATATTTTTTACCATTTTTGATATCAATCAAATCTACTTTTTCAACAAAATCAAATTCAGTAATAAAATCTTTTATAGAACTGATAATTAATTCAGAAGTTGCGATGCCATGTGGACACACTACTCCAATAGAAACTGGACGACGTAATTCTTTAAGGGCAGCAACAAAATATAAGGTTAAAAATGCTAATTCTGATTCAGGAATTTCGATTTCAAAAGTCAGCTCTAAAACATTAGATGCTTGCCAAACGATATTATATAAGGAATTATATCTTTTATTTATCTCTTTTGTTAAGCCATTTTTGATGTTAATTTTATTTTTTATTCGATAAACCATGGGTTCAATATGATTGATTAACTTATATTGTATTGTATCAATTAATGAAAAATTAATCTTAGAGATACTACTTACTTGTTCTATAAATGCATTAATGGATTCTTCATATAGTTTCGAAGGTTCTTTTATCTTTTTGTAAGTAACAGATAATATCGAATTTGAAATAAAATTGATTTGATTTGGATTAATCTGAAAGGTTTCTATTTTTAATATATTAGCTAATAATTCTGCAGCAAATAAATAATTGGGATAGGTATCTTGTATCTCTTCCAATTGAAATAGATGTGTACTATCTTGTTGTAATAGATAACGAGATTTTGCAATCAATAGATCCGTAATAAGGTAAATTTCATATTGTTGTGAAATGAAAAAATCATACTTTTCACATAACTCACGAATACATGTCACAGTATCTAAAATATCTTGTTTTAAAAAGAGAACAGTCGCTAGTTCACTTTCTTGCCATTCAACAGCGTTTGAACAAAAATGATCAATTAAAAAATTCCTTAGATTAATAGCAATGTCAATTTCATTTCCTAAAATATACTTTTCATTACAATGCTTTGAAATCTTAAGGTCATAATTATTTAATTCCGACTGAAGTTTATCCAAATCACGATTTACTGTAGACTCACTAATGTATAATGCATCAGCAATCTCACCTATATCTGTTTTACGATTTGATAAACAAATATATTTAACATAGTAAGGCTTTCTAGAAAAATAATCAGTGAACTTATTATTACCAATTAATTTATGGATAATTTGTCTATTCTTTTTTTTATCTTTTGCCTCTTCAAGAATTTTTATTCCATACCTTGGTTTTTTTTCAATCAAGATAGCATACGGACTTAGAAAGTCTTCTAATTTCTTAATGTCTCCTAGTATTGTTTTTGTTGAAACCTTATATTTTTTCGCAAAAACTAAAGCTGTAATATATTCTTGAGTTTCTGATAGATCCCTGAGAATCATCATTTGTCTATTATTCAATGTATTGCCCCCATCATTTTTATTATAGATTTTCTATCAAATTTGTCAAAAATAAATAGAGATGCAATTTGCAACTCTATTTATTCACCTATTACTGTTATAAGACATTTTCTTACTCTATCACGGGTTTTGTCAAAATCTACAAAATAATAATAACCAGTCTTTCCAATATTTAACTGTTTATTCTTTACATCAATTACTAAGCTTGAACCAATTATAGTTGCTTTTAGGTGAGCATCACCATTCCACAATGCTTTCTCATCATTATTTGGTAAGTAGTCATCAACATTTTCCCACGAGCGAACAGCTTTATAATGTTCAGGGCCAGGATAATTGTAAGTTTTTGAAGATACATGATTAGGAACAATTTTTTCTAGTATCTTATTCAAGTCCAGTTGCAAGAAATCATTTCCATCTTTATCAAAATCATGAGAATACTCTTCGAAAAAAACCGAACAAGTAGTATGTGGAGAAACAACTGTAATAATTCCATCCCTGATGTCACTTCTATCTAATATTTTTTGAATTTCATTTGTAATATTGTGATATGTGATTTTATTATCAGTATTCAATTTGATTTCTTCTTTATAAACTACCATCTAACTACTCCTTATTTTCAATTGCTCTTTGACACGCAAGAACCATTTCAGAAAAAGTTTCTCGGGGATCTTCACTAGTTGTAATTCCACTTGTACAACCTGTACCATCTGCACCTAATGTAATTACCCGAAAAACATCATCAGCTGTTGAAATCCCAGCGCCTTGCATAATCAAAGTTTGAGGCGATATTTCTTTTACGACTTTATTTGTATTAAGAATATATTCTTCTGAACTTATTTTTCCAGTTCCAATTAATTCAGTAGGCTCACATAGAATAATATCAGGGTGTAAAGCAGATATAGCTTTAGCTTCCTCTAATGAATTCGCACAAACTATCGTAATTAAATCGAGTTCGTCAGCTCTCTTAATAGATTGAATAATTTGATCAAAAGTCAGAGGATGTTCCGCATGATTAATAAATGTTGCAGATGCCCCTGCATATTTTACCGATTCTGGTAAGATTAACCCCATACCACGACCAGGTTTTATACCATCAATATGTTGAGCTGAAATTAATGCTGAGTTAACATTTTGAGATACGCTACTAATATCTGCAAACGGTGCTGTTAGTAATACACTTACTTGTGGATATTTATTAGCTAATATTTCAGCTAATTTTGACATTTCTTCTAAATCATGACCATACAAATAAGATTTGGGATTAAAGATGAAAAAAGGTTTCTTAATTTTTTTCTTTGCCATAATTTATTCCTTTCGTCTCAAAAACTTGGTAATAATGTTGTAAAACCAATTTCATAGCATCCTCACATGCATTCTTTTCTGATATATAATCAGAAAATTTTTGAGATTGACTAGCTTTTAATGCAGAAACTATAAAATCAGTGTAAATATTTATTTTTGAAATTCCCTGTTTTGCACATTTTTTTAGATTATCATCACCAGAAGAAGAACCTCCATGAAGTACTAAAGGAATATCAGTTCTATTTTTTATTTCCCTTAGTCGTTCAAAATTAATCTTTGGTCTACCTTTATAAATTCCATGGGCTGTACCTATTGAAATAGCAAGTGAATCAATTTTGGTTTGGTTCACAAACTCTATTACAACATCAACTTCTGTATATATAGAATCTGTTAATTGATCTGTTTCAGTCGATTGATTTGCGCCTACATGTCCTAACTCCGCTTCAACAACAATACCACGCGCGTGAGCATATTCTACTACTTTTTTTGTAATAGATATATTTTCTGCGAAGCTTTTTTGTGAAGCATCAATCATTACAGATGAAAATCCTAAATCAATTGATTTTTTAATAAATTCGAAATCTTCGCCATGATCCAAATGCAATACAACAGGTACTTTAGCATGAGTTGAGAAGAAATTCCCTATGCATGCAGCTTCCTCTAAAGAAATGATATCTGAATGTGATTGAGCAAATGCCAAAATTAAAGGTAATTGCTTTTCTTCTGCCACACTTACAAAAGCTCTAGCTGAATTCCAATCAATAAAATTTGCATGCGGGATTGCATATCCTTTCTTTCTTGAATCTTCAAACATCTTTTTAGAATCCACTTTTACCATTTAGATTAACCTCCTATAATCACTTTTTTTACCCAAATTTTATCATTTTAAAAATAATATTCAATATTAATTATGATATAATTTTACAAATGATAACTAAATAATAAATTTAGCCTAAAATACCCAAAGGAATTATCAGATGTATAATAGAAATAATTTACTCTACCTTATCGCTTCAGCATACTATATTGAAAGAAAATCAAAATCTCAAATTGCATCAGAGTTCAATATTAGCCGACCTACAGTTAACACCCTTCTAGATGAGGCTCTGCAAGATGGTACGGTTACAATATCCATTCATCCAAAACCTCATGACCAAATAAAATTATCTGAACATATTAAAGATAAATTTAATCTAAAATATGTTTCAATAACAGATAGTGCCTCAGATTATAGAATCACCAAAACTAATGTTGCACGTAATCTTGTTAATTTTATTGAAGAGAATGCATATAGACTGAAAACAATTGGTTTGGGGTGGGGAACAACTTTAAAAGAGTTTGTCGATCAAGCTAATTTTATCGATTTACATCATTTAACCATTATTCCGATGATGGGGGGTGCTAATACAGAATATGCTTACTTACATTCTAATCAATTATGTTTTTCTTTAGCTGAAAAATTTAATGCTAATACTTCATTCTTTTATGCACCAGCTATTTGTGACAGTATACATCTTAAGATGGAGTTAGAAGCATCTTATCATGTTAGAGAAGCAAAACAGCGTGCAAAATTAGTAGATATGGCAATTATCAGCATTGGAAATCCCAATAAGTCATCTACATATAAATTACTAGGAAATGTAATAAAATCTGATGAAATAAATCCTCTAGATGATATTGCATATGGTGATATCTTGGCAAGTTTTTTTGATAAGAATGGTATGATAGTCAGTACAGGACTTTCAAAAAAAATGATTGGAATAACACTTGAAGATTTAGAATATATGAAAGAAATTACAATTATTGCTAGCGGTATGAATAAGGCCGAGAGTCTATTTTATTTATTAAAAAAAGGTTTTATTGATAATATTATTATTGACTCTGAGATTGCAAATTTTCTCTATGATGTTCATTATTAATTTATAAGAATACAAATTAATATCATAAAAAGACACCTAATTAGGTGTCTTTTTCTTTATAGTTTTGAGATAGCCTCTTTAATAGCCGTTTCCCCATCAGACATGTCAATCCCTTTACCAAAGGTATTTTTGGCTTCTAATAAAATACCTGGTCTTAAGATTGTATAATCTAAGTTTGTCCGATGCTTCAACCATTCATTAGCAAAGAATTTTGCAGCTTGATAGTCTTCAATCCCTGTTTTTTTCCAAAATTGCGGTTGATTGGCATAGACTGCAGACAACATGATAAAACGTTTAATCCCTAATTGTTCCGCAGCTTTCATGACTTTAACAGCCCAGTAGGCATCGGTTTGTAACAAATCCTTACCTCTAGAACCAGCAGTGAAATATATTGCATCCACATTTTGTCCTATTGTCTCTGCTAATGTCTCTTCATCTTCATGTAAGTCAAATAAAACGGGTTTCACATGATCTAAATCAATTACCGCTTCAGGCCGTCTAGCACCTGCAATAACCTCATGGCCATCTGCTACTAAATCTTTGATTAATTCTGTAGCAACTCTACCAGTTGCCCCAACTACAAATATGTTCATCACTAACTCCTTTCGACTAATCAATTATGTTAAGAGCATTCGATTTTCTACTTACATCTTGACAAAAATGACCTTAAAATGCAACTAATTGCTATAACTTAAAAACACTAACCAAGAAGAAGATAAGAAGATTCCTATCCTCATCAGTCAGTGTTTAATCATTTTTATTTAATCTGGTAATGTGATTGCGTTTAAGTTAACGATTTCAGCATTGGAATAATCTCTTTTTAAGAAAGCAGAAATATTAGTCAAAGAATCTTCAGCTCCCTGAACAAAGGCATCTTGAGAATAAAATGCAATATGTGGTGTCATAAGCGTATTGTCTAAATTAACTAATGGTGTCTCAGCTAAATTTGGTGATTCTGAAGAAAGAACATCCAATATAGCATAAGCCAACTGACCATCTGTTAAGGCTTCATATAAATCAGCTTCATTGACAACTCCACCACGAGACGAGTTGATAAAAACAGCTCCAGACTTCACTTTTTCTAGCAAGTCCTTGTTAATAAGCTCTTTGGTTGCATCATTTAGTGGTAAATGTGATGAAATATAGTCACTTTGACTAAAAAGGTCCTCTAAAGTTACTTTTTCTACACCATAACGAGCAAATACATTATCATCTATAAAAGGATCATAAGCGACAATTTTTGATCCAAAGACTTTCATGCGTTCTGCTACCAATTTCGGAATATTACCGAAACCAATTAAACCAATGGTTTGTGTTGATAAACGTCTAATATCTGGGAAAAGTTCAGAATCCCATTTTTTATCGACTTTAACAGAACGATTAAAATCAAGTAAACGTCTGCTGTAGGATAAAATGGCAGCAACTACATAGTTAGCAACTTCATCTACACAGTATTTTGTAATATGTGAGACCGGCAAATTAATTTGATTGGCATAAGTCATGTCAATATTATTGAAACCAATTGAACGGTAGACGACTAATTTTAAGTTTGGTAAATGTTCCAAAACATGTTTTGTTAATGGTTCATAAACAGTAATGATGATATCAGCATCCTTGGCATTTTTGATCACTTCTTCTGTAACAGTTGGCTTAACTTCAATATCAAGGTCTAAACCAAGTGATGCTATCTTTTCTTCTTCAACTGAAAGCATATCATCTTCAAATAAGCGTACGATTTTCATAGTAAACTCCTTAGGCAATTAATTTCACAAATAAAATAACAAATGGAAGTGACAGGTAAGTTCTTTCCAAAAAGATGAAGATCACATCAATAAAACGTGGAACTGTTTTTGTTGATGTCAACAAAGTTGCTGTTTCTGAAAGGTAAATAATGGAAAGGATACTCATCATTGCAACAATTATTTTTGTTGATGTTGCTGTAATACTACTACCAATGATGACAGGTAAATAATTATCAGCCAGACCAGACATGATTGCACTAGCTGCAATATGCGCTTGAGAAAC
This Streptococcus urinalis 2285-97 DNA region includes the following protein-coding sequences:
- a CDS encoding BglG family transcription antiterminator, producing the protein MNNRQMMILRDLSETQEYITALVFAKKYKVSTKTILGDIKKLEDFLSPYAILIEKKPRYGIKILEEAKDKKKNRQIIHKLIGNNKFTDYFSRKPYYVKYICLSNRKTDIGEIADALYISESTVNRDLDKLQSELNNYDLKISKHCNEKYILGNEIDIAINLRNFLIDHFCSNAVEWQESELATVLFLKQDILDTVTCIRELCEKYDFFISQQYEIYLITDLLIAKSRYLLQQDSTHLFQLEEIQDTYPNYLFAAELLANILKIETFQINPNQINFISNSILSVTYKKIKEPSKLYEESINAFIEQVSSISKINFSLIDTIQYKLINHIEPMVYRIKNKINIKNGLTKEINKRYNSLYNIVWQASNVLELTFEIEIPESELAFLTLYFVAALKELRRPVSIGVVCPHGIATSELIISSIKDFITEFDFVEKVDLIDIKNGKKYDILISSIILELDTKDYCLVSPLLSNDDISLIQQKYLNLTYGNIEQNRSTVDFNLASSQLSVLLSNSVYFQKNFTTLEECIDFLVTQSHHLNNSSNGFKESIINREKMGSTSLYTGIALPHADPKFVKVSQLQVLTLNKPILWGKNNVSVVALISIKKDEEVLYKEPLLEFYSKIVDSMVVNQITRARKIKEILEII
- a CDS encoding NAD(P)-binding oxidoreductase — encoded protein: MNIFVVGATGRVATELIKDLVADGHEVIAGARRPEAVIDLDHVKPVLFDLHEDEETLAETIGQNVDAIYFTAGSRGKDLLQTDAYWAVKVMKAAEQLGIKRFIMLSAVYANQPQFWKKTGIEDYQAAKFFANEWLKHRTNLDYTILRPGILLEAKNTFGKGIDMSDGETAIKEAISKL
- a CDS encoding sugar-binding transcriptional regulator, with the translated sequence MYNRNNLLYLIASAYYIERKSKSQIASEFNISRPTVNTLLDEALQDGTVTISIHPKPHDQIKLSEHIKDKFNLKYVSITDSASDYRITKTNVARNLVNFIEENAYRLKTIGLGWGTTLKEFVDQANFIDLHHLTIIPMMGGANTEYAYLHSNQLCFSLAEKFNANTSFFYAPAICDSIHLKMELEASYHVREAKQRAKLVDMAIISIGNPNKSSTYKLLGNVIKSDEINPLDDIAYGDILASFFDKNGMIVSTGLSKKMIGITLEDLEYMKEITIIASGMNKAESLFYLLKKGFIDNIIIDSEIANFLYDVHY
- a CDS encoding triose-phosphate isomerase; its protein translation is MAKKKIKKPFFIFNPKSYLYGHDLEEMSKLAEILANKYPQVSVLLTAPFADISSVSQNVNSALISAQHIDGIKPGRGMGLILPESVKYAGASATFINHAEHPLTFDQIIQSIKRADELDLITIVCANSLEEAKAISALHPDIILCEPTELIGTGKISSEEYILNTNKVVKEISPQTLIMQGAGISTADDVFRVITLGADGTGCTSGITTSEDPRETFSEMVLACQRAIENKE
- a CDS encoding C-terminal binding protein, which codes for MKIVRLFEDDMLSVEEEKIASLGLDLDIEVKPTVTEEVIKNAKDADIIITVYEPLTKHVLEHLPNLKLVVYRSIGFNNIDMTYANQINLPVSHITKYCVDEVANYVVAAILSYSRRLLDFNRSVKVDKKWDSELFPDIRRLSTQTIGLIGFGNIPKLVAERMKVFGSKIVAYDPFIDDNVFARYGVEKVTLEDLFSQSDYISSHLPLNDATKELINKDLLEKVKSGAVFINSSRGGVVNEADLYEALTDGQLAYAILDVLSSESPNLAETPLVNLDNTLMTPHIAFYSQDAFVQGAEDSLTNISAFLKRDYSNAEIVNLNAITLPD
- a CDS encoding PTS sugar transporter subunit IIA translates to MMSDIVLLNQNWNNTEEALLKFGKYFIESGFAKESFTNALLEREKSFPTGLQFSDYGVAIPHTDPEYVTQTAIGIATLKEPIQFIQMGTSDQVVNVKLIIMLAIKEAHSQVEMLQKLMALLQDENIVRKLMQFSVGEEKKIEDLLKKNNIL
- a CDS encoding class II fructose-bisphosphate aldolase, translating into MVKVDSKKMFEDSRKKGYAIPHANFIDWNSARAFVSVAEEKQLPLILAFAQSHSDIISLEEAACIGNFFSTHAKVPVVLHLDHGEDFEFIKKSIDLGFSSVMIDASQKSFAENISITKKVVEYAHARGIVVEAELGHVGANQSTETDQLTDSIYTEVDVVIEFVNQTKIDSLAISIGTAHGIYKGRPKINFERLREIKNRTDIPLVLHGGSSSGDDNLKKCAKQGISKINIYTDFIVSALKASQSQKFSDYISEKNACEDAMKLVLQHYYQVFETKGINYGKEKN
- a CDS encoding YjbQ family protein — protein: MVVYKEEIKLNTDNKITYHNITNEIQKILDRSDIRDGIITVVSPHTTCSVFFEEYSHDFDKDGNDFLQLDLNKILEKIVPNHVSSKTYNYPGPEHYKAVRSWENVDDYLPNNDEKALWNGDAHLKATIIGSSLVIDVKNKQLNIGKTGYYYFVDFDKTRDRVRKCLITVIGE